From a single Bacteroidota bacterium genomic region:
- a CDS encoding metallophosphoesterase family protein produces the protein YGNIDGHEIRASIPLKRRFVIEDFVVLMTHIGGYPGRYDQSIRNEVKFNPPDIFISGHSHILKIVPDKKLNLLHINPGSAGKYGLHKIRTMVIMELDKKKILDVKVIELGLRGVI, from the coding sequence TATGGGAATATAGATGGACATGAAATCCGAGCTTCAATACCCTTGAAACGAAGGTTTGTAATAGAAGATTTTGTTGTACTCATGACTCACATTGGTGGATATCCGGGACGTTATGATCAGTCTATAAGGAATGAAGTCAAATTTAATCCACCTGATATATTCATCAGTGGTCACTCGCATATCCTAAAAATAGTTCCTGATAAAAAACTCAATTTACTTCACATTAATCCGGGTTCAGCAGGAAAATATGGACTTCATAAAATTAGAACAATGGTGATTATGGAACTGGATAAAAAGAAAATACTTGATGTGAAAGTAATTGAATTGGGACTGCGAGGGGTTATTTAG
- a CDS encoding DUF1858 domain-containing protein produces the protein MITKEITIEELVNEYPQSIKYLGDKGIRCIRCGEPIWGSVESAAKEKGFSDEEIDIFVSDLNKLGIN, from the coding sequence ATGATTACAAAAGAAATAACTATCGAAGAGCTGGTCAACGAATACCCACAGTCTATTAAATATTTAGGGGACAAAGGAATTCGTTGTATACGATGTGGAGAACCTATTTGGGGTAGTGTAGAGAGTGCTGCAAAAGAGAAAGGCTTTTCTGATGAAGAAATCGATATTTTTGTAAGTGATTTAAATAAGTTGGGAATAAATTGA